The following proteins come from a genomic window of Bradyrhizobium paxllaeri:
- a CDS encoding AMP-binding protein translates to MTQPTASPTLDTLFKRNLARQPDALALVDPPNKARITGQPPKRLTFAQADRMISSLAAHFIESGLPSNSVIAVQLPNTIEFALTVLAAYRAGLVVAVLPLLWRQSELTMALNRTAARAIVTSGKIDGVIYSDLAMNAAAEAFSIRHVCGFGSDLPEGMASLDNAIFRESPTTRAVIQDGRKAALISFDVTADGFRPVPRAHLGLIAGGLSMSLESDVPQGATILSAFSPMSFAGLASSLAIWLLSGGTLVLHHPFDDEVLEQQINEQACDTLVAPAQLALRLDELDLAARMPSLRNVIGLWRTPEQVGSSAGWSAQQATLTDVYLFGEAGLFGARRIAEDGAPALIKPGPHGAPRDLPGSSIAGDILVTPRGTLGLRGPMVPVAAYAPPPSPSDSLIATPPRDYVDTDYAARLDRVTGAVHITAPPSGVMAVGGYRFLAQDLQEWARRLGQGALLTALPDRISGHRLAGRALDNARARDALTELGLNPLMVEAFRDRSNAA, encoded by the coding sequence GTGACCCAGCCGACCGCTTCGCCGACGCTCGATACGCTATTCAAACGAAACCTGGCACGGCAGCCGGACGCGCTGGCGCTGGTCGATCCCCCCAACAAGGCGCGCATCACCGGCCAGCCGCCGAAGCGTCTTACCTTCGCGCAGGCCGACCGCATGATCTCGTCGCTGGCCGCGCACTTCATCGAGTCCGGCTTGCCGTCCAATTCGGTGATCGCGGTTCAACTGCCGAACACCATCGAATTCGCGCTCACGGTGCTCGCAGCCTACCGCGCCGGCCTCGTCGTCGCGGTGCTGCCGCTGCTCTGGCGGCAGTCGGAACTGACCATGGCGCTCAACCGCACCGCAGCGCGGGCGATCGTGACCTCGGGCAAGATCGACGGCGTGATCTATTCGGATCTCGCCATGAACGCCGCCGCCGAAGCGTTCTCGATCCGCCATGTCTGCGGCTTCGGCAGCGACCTGCCGGAAGGCATGGCCTCGCTCGACAACGCCATATTCCGGGAATCCCCGACCACGCGCGCCGTGATCCAGGACGGCCGCAAGGCGGCGCTGATTTCCTTCGACGTCACCGCGGACGGTTTCCGGCCGGTCCCGCGCGCCCATCTCGGCCTGATCGCGGGCGGGCTTTCCATGTCGCTCGAAAGCGACGTGCCGCAGGGCGCCACCATCCTGTCGGCGTTCTCGCCAATGTCGTTTGCCGGCCTCGCCTCGTCGCTGGCGATCTGGCTGCTATCGGGTGGGACGCTGGTGCTGCACCACCCCTTCGACGACGAGGTGCTGGAGCAGCAGATCAACGAGCAGGCCTGCGATACGCTGGTTGCGCCTGCCCAACTGGCGCTGCGGCTGGACGAGTTGGACCTCGCCGCGCGGATGCCGAGCCTGCGCAATGTCATCGGCCTGTGGCGCACGCCGGAACAGGTCGGCTCCAGCGCGGGCTGGTCTGCGCAACAGGCGACGCTGACGGATGTCTATCTGTTCGGCGAGGCCGGATTGTTCGGCGCCCGCCGGATCGCAGAGGATGGCGCGCCGGCCCTGATCAAGCCCGGCCCGCACGGCGCGCCGCGCGATTTGCCGGGATCTTCGATTGCGGGCGACATCCTCGTGACGCCGCGTGGCACTTTGGGATTGCGCGGCCCGATGGTGCCGGTTGCGGCTTACGCTCCGCCTCCGTCGCCGAGCGACTCCCTGATCGCCACACCGCCGCGCGACTATGTCGACACGGATTATGCGGCGCGGCTGGACCGCGTCACGGGCGCGGTCCACATCACGGCGCCGCCGTCCGGCGTCATGGCCGTCGGCGGCTACCGCTTCCTGGCGCAGGACCTGCAGGAGTGGGCACGCCGGCTCGGCCAGGGCGCGCTCCTGACCGCCTTGCCGGACCGCATCAGCGGCCACCGGCTGGCGGGGCGCGCCCTCGACAACGCACGCGCCCGCGACGCGCTGACAGAACTTGGCCTTAACCCGTTGATGGTTGAGGCATTTCGGGATCGGAGCAACGCCGCCTGA
- the mfd gene encoding transcription-repair coupling factor, translating into MKAPVKSPAALLAPGRALTFANVAEGAEGLVVSDLARAVAARPKPPAVSLAVVCRDGPRMQQLARALEFFAPDLPVMQFPAWDCQPYDRVSPHGGILAQRLTTLARLSRLQGSDKPLIVLTTVNAIVQRVPAREVVAAQALSVAPGHVVPMDSIVAWLEHNGYNRSSTVREPGEYAVRGGILDLFPAGLDQPVRFDFFGDSLESIRTFDAETQRTLLDMRALDLVPISEFQLVTETIRRFRMGYVATFGAPQRDDPLYEAVSEGRRHPGMEHWLPLFQERMDTLFDYLDGAPVAIEPQSEDAARERFKQIQDYYEARREALEHPGSGAIYKPLPPDRLYLTETEWTTRLSEAAVARLTPFAVPEGTSDMFDAGARQGRSFTPERADTTVNVFEAVVAHVLALQVQRKKVVIALWSEGSRDRMASMLRDHKLANITSVNAWRTVQATPRNEAMLAVVGMESGFETDEFAVITEQDILGDRLVRQRKSSRKLDNFISEVTSLSTGDLVVHVEHGIGRFVGLQTIEVGGAPHDCLELHYAAETKLFLPVENIELLSRYGSEQTGVELDRLGGGGWQARKAKLKNRIREIAGELIKIAAERQLHEAPKMPVQPHVYDEFCARFPYEETEDQLGAITSTLKDLESGRPMDRLICGDVGFGKTEVALRAAFAVALDGKQVAVVVPTTLLARQHSRNFAERFRGFPVNVAQASRLIPAKELTQTKKGLAEGNVDIVIGTHALLGKAIKFRDLGLLIVDEEQHFGVSHKERLKQLRAQVHVLTLSATPIPRTLQLALTGVRDLSIIASPPVDRLAVRTFVAPHDPLMIREALLRERYRGGQAFYVVPRIEDLASVKDFLDKNVPEMKVAVAHGQMPPTVIEDIMSAFYDGKYDILLSTTIVESGLDIPNANTLIVHRADMFGLAQLYQLRGRVGRSKLRAYALFTLPAQQKITAQAERRLKVLQSLETLGAGFQLASHDLDIRGAGNLLGEEQSGHIKEVGFELYQSMLEEAILNLKAGVAEPAADRWSPQITIGMPVLIPEDYVNDLAVRLSLYRRLADLDTDEEIDNFAAEMRDRFGVLPDEVRYLFKVAAIKAYCRRANVEKVDAGPKGAVISFRDNSFAQPDRLVSFIRQHGQAAKVRPDMKVVFLQVWKTPEERLMGTTEILRQLANLAESKKAA; encoded by the coding sequence CTGATCGTGCTCACCACCGTCAACGCCATCGTGCAGCGCGTGCCGGCGCGCGAGGTGGTGGCGGCGCAGGCGCTGTCGGTTGCGCCCGGCCATGTCGTGCCGATGGATTCCATCGTCGCCTGGCTGGAGCACAATGGCTACAACCGCTCCTCGACCGTGCGTGAGCCCGGCGAGTATGCCGTGCGCGGCGGCATCCTCGACCTTTTTCCGGCCGGGCTCGACCAGCCGGTGCGGTTCGATTTCTTCGGTGACAGCCTGGAATCGATCCGCACGTTCGATGCCGAAACGCAACGGACGCTGCTCGACATGCGTGCGCTCGATCTGGTGCCGATCTCCGAATTCCAGCTCGTCACCGAGACCATCCGGCGCTTCCGCATGGGCTATGTTGCGACCTTCGGCGCGCCGCAGCGCGACGATCCGCTCTATGAAGCCGTCAGCGAAGGTCGCCGCCATCCCGGCATGGAGCATTGGCTGCCGCTGTTCCAGGAGCGGATGGATACGCTGTTTGACTATCTCGACGGCGCGCCGGTTGCGATCGAGCCGCAGAGCGAGGACGCCGCGCGCGAGCGCTTCAAGCAGATCCAGGATTATTACGAGGCCAGGCGCGAGGCGCTGGAGCATCCGGGGTCAGGCGCGATCTACAAGCCGTTGCCGCCGGACCGGCTCTATCTGACGGAAACGGAATGGACGACGCGGCTGAGCGAGGCCGCAGTGGCACGGCTGACGCCGTTTGCGGTGCCTGAGGGCACCAGCGACATGTTCGACGCCGGCGCGCGGCAGGGCCGCAGCTTCACCCCCGAGCGCGCCGACACGACCGTCAACGTGTTCGAAGCCGTGGTGGCCCATGTGCTGGCGCTGCAGGTGCAGCGCAAGAAGGTGGTGATCGCGCTGTGGAGCGAAGGCTCGCGCGACCGCATGGCCAGCATGCTCAGGGATCACAAGCTTGCCAATATCACCAGCGTCAACGCCTGGCGCACGGTGCAGGCAACGCCGCGCAACGAGGCCATGCTGGCAGTCGTCGGCATGGAAAGCGGTTTCGAGACCGACGAATTCGCCGTCATCACCGAACAGGACATCCTCGGCGACCGCCTGGTCCGCCAGCGCAAATCGAGCCGCAAGCTCGACAACTTCATCTCCGAGGTCACGAGCCTTTCGACCGGCGACCTCGTTGTGCATGTCGAGCACGGCATCGGCCGCTTTGTCGGGTTGCAGACGATCGAGGTCGGCGGCGCGCCGCATGACTGTCTCGAACTGCATTATGCCGCGGAAACGAAGCTGTTCCTGCCGGTCGAGAACATCGAGCTGTTGTCGCGCTACGGGTCCGAGCAGACCGGTGTGGAGCTGGACCGGCTGGGTGGTGGCGGCTGGCAGGCGCGCAAGGCCAAGCTGAAGAACCGCATCCGCGAGATTGCCGGCGAACTGATCAAGATCGCGGCCGAGCGGCAGTTGCATGAAGCGCCGAAAATGCCGGTGCAGCCGCATGTCTATGACGAGTTCTGTGCGCGCTTCCCCTATGAGGAGACTGAGGATCAGCTTGGCGCCATCACGTCCACACTGAAGGACCTCGAAAGCGGCCGCCCCATGGACCGGCTGATCTGCGGTGACGTCGGTTTTGGCAAGACCGAAGTGGCGTTGCGCGCGGCGTTCGCGGTGGCGCTCGATGGCAAGCAGGTTGCGGTGGTGGTGCCGACCACGCTGCTGGCGCGGCAGCACAGCAGGAATTTCGCCGAACGCTTCAGAGGGTTTCCGGTCAATGTCGCGCAGGCCTCGCGCCTGATCCCGGCGAAAGAGCTGACGCAGACCAAGAAGGGGCTCGCCGAAGGCAACGTCGACATCGTGATCGGCACCCATGCGCTGCTCGGCAAGGCGATCAAGTTTCGCGACCTCGGCCTTTTGATCGTCGACGAGGAGCAGCATTTTGGCGTGAGCCACAAGGAGCGGCTGAAGCAGTTGCGGGCGCAGGTGCATGTGCTGACATTGAGCGCCACCCCGATCCCGCGTACGCTGCAGCTGGCGCTGACCGGCGTGCGCGACCTCTCGATCATCGCCTCGCCCCCGGTCGACCGTCTCGCGGTACGCACCTTCGTGGCGCCGCATGATCCGCTGATGATCCGCGAGGCGCTATTGCGTGAACGCTACCGCGGCGGCCAGGCGTTCTACGTGGTGCCTCGGATCGAGGACCTCGCCAGCGTCAAGGACTTTCTCGACAAGAATGTGCCGGAGATGAAAGTCGCGGTCGCCCACGGCCAGATGCCGCCGACCGTGATCGAGGACATCATGTCGGCGTTCTATGACGGCAAGTACGACATCCTGCTCTCGACCACGATTGTCGAGTCCGGCCTCGACATCCCGAACGCCAATACGCTGATCGTGCACCGCGCCGACATGTTCGGCCTGGCGCAGCTCTATCAGTTGCGCGGCCGGGTAGGGCGCTCGAAATTGCGGGCATATGCGCTGTTCACGCTGCCGGCGCAGCAGAAGATTACGGCTCAAGCGGAGCGCCGCTTGAAAGTGCTGCAGTCGCTGGAAACGCTGGGAGCCGGCTTCCAGCTTGCGTCGCATGACCTTGATATCCGCGGCGCCGGCAATCTGCTCGGCGAGGAGCAGTCCGGTCACATCAAGGAAGTTGGCTTCGAGCTCTATCAATCGATGCTGGAGGAAGCGATCCTCAATCTCAAGGCCGGCGTGGCGGAGCCGGCCGCCGACCGCTGGTCACCGCAGATCACCATCGGCATGCCGGTGCTGATCCCCGAGGATTACGTCAACGACCTCGCGGTACGGCTGTCGCTGTACCGGCGGCTCGCCGATCTCGACACCGACGAGGAGATCGACAATTTCGCCGCCGAGATGCGCGATCGTTTCGGCGTGCTTCCGGACGAAGTCCGCTATCTCTTCAAGGTCGCGGCGATCAAGGCCTATTGCCGCAGAGCCAATGTCGAGAAGGTCGATGCCGGGCCGAAGGGCGCGGTGATCTCGTTCCGCGACAACAGCTTTGCCCAGCCGGATCGCCTGGTCTCCTTCATCCGCCAGCACGGCCAGGCCGCGAAGGTGCGTCCGGACATGAAGGTGGTGTTCCTGCAGGTATGGAAGACACCGGAAGAGCGGCTGATGGGCACGACCGAGATCCTGCGGCAGCTCGCCAATCTCGCCGAGAGCAAGAAGGCCGCGTAG
- a CDS encoding extracellular solute-binding protein translates to MTAFRRIPLRVLACITLALGVTPLSGAMAAETHALAMHGTPALPAGFTHMPYANPDAPKGGRLVWGVLGTFDSLNPLIVRGIAVQQIRGFVVESLLARGNDEAFTLYGLLARSVETDDARSYVTFRLDPKARFADGKPVTAEDVLFSWALLRDKGRPNHRQYYSKVAKAEALDPLTVRFDFGGTNDRELPLILGLMPVLPRHAVDPATFEETTMTGPVGSGPYRVTSVKPGASVTLTRNPDYWGRDLPVNRGLWNFDEIRLDFYRESNGLFEAFKRGLYDFRVEHEPLRWHEGYDFPAVRNGEVIRDTIKTGMPQPAEFLVFNTRRPVFSDIRVRQALTLLFDFEWINRNYFFGLYARSPGFFAGSELSAYARPADARERDLLKPFAERIRPDILDGTYRLPVTDGSGRDRTTLRQALNLLSEAGYDLDGAVLRQRSTRAPLTFEILVTTRDQERIALAYQRDLKRAGIEVSVRAVDPVQFDQRRLGYEFDMLQNRWDQSLSPGNEQSFYWGSEAADIPGTRNYMGAKEPAIDALIAALLEARERPAFISAVRALDRVLISGFYAIPVFNVQEQWIARWNRVEQPVAIALTGYLPETWWQKPEAK, encoded by the coding sequence ATGACAGCCTTTAGGCGTATCCCTCTGCGTGTATTGGCCTGTATCACCCTCGCGCTGGGTGTAACGCCGCTCAGCGGTGCGATGGCGGCCGAAACCCACGCGCTGGCGATGCACGGTACGCCCGCTTTGCCCGCCGGTTTCACCCACATGCCCTATGCCAATCCGGATGCGCCGAAGGGCGGCCGGCTGGTCTGGGGCGTCCTTGGAACTTTTGACAGTCTCAATCCCCTGATCGTCCGCGGCATCGCGGTTCAGCAAATCAGGGGCTTTGTGGTCGAGAGCCTGTTGGCACGCGGCAATGATGAGGCTTTCACGCTCTATGGCCTGCTGGCCAGGAGCGTCGAGACCGACGACGCACGCAGCTATGTCACCTTCCGCCTCGACCCCAAGGCGCGCTTCGCCGACGGCAAACCGGTCACGGCAGAGGACGTGCTGTTTTCATGGGCCTTGCTGCGCGACAAGGGCCGCCCCAATCACCGCCAGTATTATTCCAAGGTCGCAAAGGCCGAAGCGCTCGACCCGCTCACGGTGCGCTTCGATTTCGGCGGCACCAATGACCGCGAGCTGCCGCTGATCCTCGGTCTGATGCCGGTCCTGCCCCGGCATGCCGTCGATCCCGCCACGTTCGAGGAAACCACGATGACCGGGCCGGTCGGTTCCGGTCCCTATCGCGTCACATCAGTCAAGCCGGGGGCCAGCGTCACGCTGACCCGCAATCCCGACTATTGGGGCCGCGACCTGCCTGTAAATCGGGGCCTATGGAACTTCGACGAGATCAGGCTCGATTTTTACCGCGAATCCAACGGTCTGTTTGAGGCGTTCAAGCGCGGCCTCTACGATTTTCGCGTCGAGCACGAACCGCTGCGCTGGCACGAGGGCTACGACTTTCCGGCGGTCCGCAACGGCGAGGTGATCCGCGACACCATCAAGACCGGAATGCCGCAGCCGGCGGAATTCCTGGTGTTCAACACGCGGCGGCCGGTGTTTTCAGACATCCGCGTGCGGCAGGCGCTGACGCTGCTGTTCGATTTCGAGTGGATCAACCGCAACTACTTTTTCGGGCTCTATGCCCGATCGCCGGGCTTCTTCGCAGGATCCGAGCTCTCCGCCTACGCCCGGCCCGCCGACGCGCGCGAGCGCGACCTCTTGAAACCGTTCGCCGAGCGCATCCGTCCCGATATTCTCGACGGCACGTACCGACTGCCCGTCACCGACGGATCGGGCCGCGATCGCACCACGTTGCGCCAGGCGCTGAACTTGCTGTCGGAGGCCGGCTATGATCTCGATGGAGCCGTGCTGCGGCAGCGTTCGACCCGGGCGCCGCTTACCTTCGAAATCCTGGTCACGACACGCGATCAGGAGCGGATCGCGCTGGCCTATCAGCGCGACCTCAAGCGCGCCGGCATCGAGGTCAGCGTGCGCGCCGTCGACCCTGTGCAGTTCGACCAGCGCCGGCTCGGCTACGAGTTCGACATGCTGCAGAACCGCTGGGATCAATCGCTCTCCCCCGGCAACGAGCAATCGTTCTACTGGGGCAGTGAGGCCGCCGACATTCCCGGTACGCGGAATTACATGGGAGCCAAGGAGCCGGCCATCGACGCCCTGATCGCGGCGCTGCTCGAGGCGCGCGAGCGGCCGGCCTTCATCTCCGCGGTGCGGGCGCTCGATCGCGTTCTGATCTCGGGCTTCTACGCAATTCCGGTGTTTAACGTGCAGGAGCAATGGATCGCGCGCTGGAATCGGGTAGAACAACCTGTGGCGATCGCGTTGACGGGCTATCTGCCGGAAACCTGGTGGCAGAAGCCGGAAGCGAAGTGA